Part of the Bacillus andreraoultii genome is shown below.
ATAGATGGCTCCTTCTTGTTCCGCCTCTTTTATTTCTAATTCCTTCTCTTCCCTGTTTGTCCGAATTGTCATATATGCACTAATTACAATTCCTGCGACAACTAACCAAATCCAAAATGGAACCCCCATAATTAAACCTCCTATTTTTCAAAATCTATCATTTATATACATATATTCGAATAGGAGATTTTTTATGACTAGCTTGTTCATATCTATATCATTTTGAAAAAGTAGGTTTATAGAATGAACGATTATCTAAAGCAAAAACTCGTTCACTAAATTCACCAGGTTTCGTTTTATCAAGTGTTCGATTTAACATATGAATCTTTGCATCAAGATTATCAATATAGTGAAGGACTTCTGCCTCACGAATCATCGGCGGCTTCGGACTCCCCCATTCGGCTTTCCCATGGTGACTAAGAACTAAATGTTGTAAAACCGTAACTTCTTCAC
Proteins encoded:
- a CDS encoding sporulation YhaL family protein yields the protein MGVPFWIWLVVAGIVISAYMTIRTNREEKELEIKEAEQEGAIYLQRMEEEKQKRKQYSQEA